The Desulfuromonas sp. genome includes a region encoding these proteins:
- a CDS encoding DNA polymerase III subunit chi has translation MTKVHFIKLRRQEKARHLCDLADEFYGRGRRVLITVQDQNQGVTLDRFMWTWKKDSFIPHAYDNGAVECLDEAVVIGNCERNPNGAKVLIMGKPCGLEFLRQFEDVIDFAEIFDDQLAAAARDRFASYREAGLEPGMRQ, from the coding sequence ATGACCAAGGTCCACTTCATAAAACTGCGGCGTCAGGAAAAGGCCAGGCACCTCTGCGATCTGGCGGATGAGTTTTACGGACGGGGTCGGAGGGTGTTGATCACCGTGCAGGACCAAAACCAGGGGGTGACTCTGGATCGTTTCATGTGGACCTGGAAGAAGGATTCTTTCATCCCCCACGCCTACGACAACGGCGCCGTCGAATGCCTCGATGAGGCGGTTGTCATCGGGAACTGCGAGCGCAATCCCAACGGCGCCAAGGTCTTGATCATGGGGAAGCCTTGCGGCCTCGAGTTCCTTCGTCAGTTCGAGGATGTCATCGATTTCGCCGAGATTTTCGATGACCAGTTGGCCGCCGCCGCGCGGGATCGTTTTGCCAGCTATCGGGAGGCAGGCCTTGAGCCAGGAATGCGTCAATAA
- a CDS encoding RsmE family RNA methyltransferase — MSQECVNKGGPKSLIRLDAVPALETEVTLSPKAVAAVGCWEARPGEVLTCVDPEQGCYRARLASLDSGGGVVVPFEKLKRPAESLVTLEVFQALPEKERFELILQKLTEIGVARIVPFVSERSTTPEERDAGQKKSHRWPDVVLRAAKQCRRAVIPELFPVVSWDEALYRANHCALRLMLYEGETSWTLREALEKENSARIALLVGPEGGFSEDEVEEARAMGFLPVSVGPRILRTETAAIVGAAVVQFALGDLG, encoded by the coding sequence TTGAGCCAGGAATGCGTCAATAAGGGGGGCCCAAAAAGCCTGATTCGCCTGGACGCGGTCCCCGCCCTCGAGACGGAGGTGACATTGTCGCCGAAGGCCGTTGCGGCTGTGGGCTGCTGGGAAGCACGTCCCGGAGAGGTCCTGACCTGCGTCGATCCTGAGCAGGGCTGCTACCGGGCCCGCCTGGCCAGTCTCGACTCCGGCGGCGGAGTGGTTGTCCCCTTTGAAAAGCTCAAACGCCCCGCCGAGAGCCTCGTGACCCTTGAGGTTTTTCAGGCGCTGCCGGAGAAGGAGCGCTTCGAGCTGATCCTTCAGAAACTCACCGAGATCGGTGTGGCACGGATCGTTCCTTTTGTCTCCGAGCGTTCCACGACCCCCGAGGAGCGGGATGCGGGGCAGAAGAAATCCCATCGCTGGCCCGACGTGGTCCTGCGTGCCGCAAAACAGTGCCGCCGGGCGGTGATCCCGGAACTTTTCCCGGTGGTCTCCTGGGACGAAGCCCTTTACCGGGCCAACCACTGCGCCCTGCGCCTCATGCTCTACGAGGGAGAGACTTCCTGGACCCTCAGGGAAGCCCTTGAGAAGGAAAACTCCGCCCGGATCGCACTGCTGGTCGGCCCCGAAGGAGGATTCTCGGAAGATGAGGTCGAGGAGGCCAGGGCTATGGGGTTTCTTCCCGTCTCGGTCGGGCCTCGAATCCTGCGCACCGAAACAGCGGCCATTGTTGGTGCGGCCGTCGTTCAGTTCGCCCTCGGAGACCTGGGATGA
- a CDS encoding RNA methyltransferase, with the protein MNGSVAANLDNVCVVLVEPQGGLNIGSVCRAMMNFGFSDLRLVNPETDHLGGEARLMAVKASRLLEEAAVFGSLEKALEDCHMALGTTRRFGKYREDFLHPDDAGRFLLPWSEKGRVALVFGREDKGLLTDELALCQRFITIPTSDQLPSMNLAQAVSLCLYETAKALGESRGKDYGRKKQASGKTLEGMYGHMKKTLVDIDYLDTNNPEHILRTFRRIFGRAGLNDREVRILRGLWSRIDWVEGERRKKG; encoded by the coding sequence ATGAATGGTTCGGTCGCTGCAAACCTGGACAATGTCTGCGTTGTTCTCGTCGAACCCCAGGGCGGGCTGAACATCGGCTCGGTCTGCCGTGCGATGATGAACTTCGGATTCTCCGACCTGCGCCTGGTCAACCCTGAAACGGACCATCTCGGCGGCGAGGCTCGGCTCATGGCGGTGAAGGCCTCCAGGCTCCTCGAAGAGGCCGCGGTGTTCGGATCGTTGGAGAAGGCTCTCGAGGACTGCCACATGGCCCTGGGGACGACCCGCCGTTTCGGAAAGTACCGAGAGGACTTCCTTCATCCGGACGATGCCGGACGGTTCCTTCTGCCTTGGAGCGAAAAGGGAAGGGTGGCCCTGGTCTTCGGGCGCGAGGACAAGGGGTTGCTCACCGACGAACTGGCGCTCTGCCAGCGCTTTATCACCATTCCCACCTCCGACCAGCTTCCCTCGATGAACCTGGCCCAGGCGGTCTCCCTCTGCCTTTACGAGACCGCAAAGGCCCTCGGGGAGTCCAGGGGCAAGGACTACGGACGGAAAAAGCAGGCCTCCGGAAAGACCCTGGAGGGGATGTACGGTCACATGAAGAAGACCCTGGTCGATATCGACTACCTCGACACCAATAACCCGGAACATATCCTGCGCACCTTCCGGCGCATCTTCGGAAGGGCCGGGCTCAACGACCGGGAAGTCCGTATTTTGCGCGGCCTCTGGAGCCGTATCGACTGGGTGGAGGGGGAACGGCGCAAAAAAGGCTGA
- the rlmD gene encoding 23S rRNA (uracil(1939)-C(5))-methyltransferase RlmD, translating into MIDDLLIETLAYGGAGIGRHQGKAIFVPYTAPGDRVRCRVVREKKRYVVGELVRLEVPSDRRRTPPCPVYGVCGGCQWQHMPYAEQARWKERIFSEALRRGCGTEGPFLPLAKTDGEWGYRSRVQFKCGQSAGAFVMGFYRRGSHSVVNIEHCPIAAAPINKALGLFRNWLPGAPRPDSISQVEMAVDDENGVRATVHCLEAAAEDLGAYLAPLAEEAGLSLFLQSGRKDSLIRVRGDDNLWIRPLAGSDLRLGYGPGGFAQVNLEQNRELVRSVRKAAGLTGRERVLDLFCGMGNFSVPLALDAEEVVGVEGYPPSIARARKNAAANGVSNANFLVMEAEGAVSALSRDRAFDLVVLDPPRTGAFGVTGELLSARPKNILYVSCDPPTLARDLAPLLRGGYELRWSRPFDLFPQTYHVESVTLLTRRP; encoded by the coding sequence ATGATCGACGACCTTCTCATCGAAACCCTTGCCTACGGAGGAGCCGGAATCGGGCGCCACCAGGGCAAGGCTATTTTCGTTCCTTACACGGCGCCTGGCGACCGGGTCCGGTGCCGCGTCGTCCGAGAGAAAAAGCGGTACGTCGTCGGCGAACTGGTCCGCCTGGAGGTTCCCTCCGATCGGCGGCGGACTCCCCCCTGTCCCGTTTACGGCGTATGCGGAGGTTGCCAGTGGCAGCACATGCCCTATGCCGAACAGGCGAGGTGGAAGGAGCGCATTTTCAGCGAAGCTCTTCGACGGGGCTGCGGAACCGAGGGTCCTTTCCTCCCCCTGGCGAAAACTGACGGTGAATGGGGATACCGCAGTCGGGTCCAGTTCAAATGCGGCCAATCCGCAGGCGCTTTCGTTATGGGGTTTTATCGCCGCGGTAGCCACTCCGTGGTGAACATTGAGCATTGTCCCATCGCCGCCGCCCCGATCAACAAGGCCCTCGGCCTTTTCCGCAACTGGCTGCCAGGCGCCCCCCGTCCCGACTCGATTTCTCAGGTGGAGATGGCCGTGGACGATGAAAACGGGGTGCGGGCTACGGTTCATTGTCTGGAGGCGGCCGCCGAGGACCTCGGCGCCTACCTGGCTCCGTTGGCGGAAGAAGCCGGACTTTCCCTTTTTCTGCAGAGCGGCCGCAAGGATTCCCTAATACGGGTCCGCGGCGACGACAATCTCTGGATCCGCCCGCTGGCGGGCAGCGACCTGCGACTCGGTTACGGGCCCGGCGGCTTCGCCCAGGTGAACCTGGAACAAAACCGGGAGCTGGTTCGGTCCGTTAGGAAAGCCGCCGGACTCACTGGACGGGAGAGGGTGCTGGACCTGTTTTGCGGCATGGGGAATTTTTCCGTTCCCCTGGCCCTGGATGCCGAAGAGGTCGTCGGGGTGGAGGGATACCCCCCGTCTATCGCCAGGGCGAGGAAGAATGCTGCTGCAAACGGGGTCAGCAATGCGAATTTTCTGGTCATGGAGGCAGAGGGCGCCGTCTCGGCACTGAGCAGGGACCGTGCCTTCGACCTGGTTGTTCTCGACCCGCCCAGGACCGGCGCTTTCGGGGTGACGGGGGAACTCCTCTCTGCGCGGCCGAAGAACATCCTGTATGTCTCTTGCGACCCTCCAACGCTGGCCAGGGACCTTGCCCCTCTCCTGCGAGGTGGTTACGAGCTTCGTTGGTCAAGGCCCTTCGACCTCTTTCCGCAGACTTACCACGTCGAAAGCGTCACTTTGCTGACCCGCCGCCCCTGA
- the rimP gene encoding ribosome maturation factor RimP: MSQSTLLDQIHTLIGPVLEEMGLELVDLEYKHEGRDWFLRIFIDKEGGVNLDDCADASREVGTLLEVEDPIRTAYRLEVSSPGLERPLKRPRDYERFNGKLVKVKTFEKCDPDGRGYERKTFVGTLLGLDQGQVRIEQVDKKGGVAAFPLESIAQANLEMDF; encoded by the coding sequence GTGTCTCAGTCCACATTGCTTGACCAGATTCACACGTTGATTGGTCCGGTTCTGGAGGAGATGGGCCTGGAATTGGTCGATCTGGAATACAAGCACGAGGGAAGGGACTGGTTTCTGCGGATTTTCATCGACAAGGAGGGAGGGGTCAATCTCGACGATTGCGCCGACGCAAGTCGGGAGGTCGGTACCCTCTTGGAAGTCGAAGATCCGATCAGGACCGCCTATCGGCTCGAGGTTTCCTCGCCCGGCCTTGAACGGCCGTTGAAGCGTCCTCGGGATTATGAACGTTTCAACGGGAAGTTGGTCAAGGTTAAGACCTTTGAGAAATGCGACCCGGACGGTCGCGGTTACGAACGGAAGACCTTCGTTGGAACCCTTCTCGGGCTTGATCAGGGGCAGGTGAGGATCGAGCAGGTCGATAAGAAGGGGGGGGTTGCGGCGTTCCCCCTCGAGAGCATCGCCCAGGCCAACCTCGAAATGGACTTTTGA
- the nusA gene encoding transcription termination factor NusA produces the protein MVVNLNNIIDQVVKEKGVERDVLVEALESAVLSAANKKYRNTRDLEAHFNDELGEVDLFEFVTVVDEVQDSYKEIDLEEAREIDPDVEPGDSLGMKMDAGNFSRIAAQTAKQVIIQKVREAEREGIFHEFKDRVGELVNGIVRRYERGDLIVDLGRAEALLPHREQVPRENYRQGDRVRAYISEVNMSSKGPQIILSRTHPGVVSALFQTEVPEISEGIVEIMAVAREPGSRAKIAVVSHDSDVDPVGACVGMRGSRVQNVVSELRGEKIDIIPWIPDIARFACSALSPAEVTRVYVDNEEQSLEVIVPDDQLSLAIGKKGQNVRLAAKLTGWRIDIKSESRAAEEELGLVEEEEAADAAEAAPEELADAYTRDDLYELAKEHKLSGRSSMTKEELVKGLAELGVLDSVQADDVVADAPAEDDSEGEPEADETAGDETQE, from the coding sequence ATGGTGGTAAATTTGAACAATATCATCGACCAGGTCGTTAAGGAAAAAGGGGTCGAACGGGACGTTCTGGTCGAGGCTCTCGAGTCCGCCGTGCTTTCCGCGGCCAATAAAAAGTACCGCAACACGCGCGATCTGGAGGCCCATTTCAACGACGAGTTGGGGGAGGTTGACCTCTTTGAGTTCGTTACCGTGGTGGACGAGGTTCAGGATTCCTACAAGGAAATCGACCTGGAGGAGGCGCGGGAGATCGACCCGGACGTCGAACCTGGTGACTCCCTCGGGATGAAGATGGATGCCGGTAATTTCAGCCGCATCGCCGCTCAGACAGCCAAGCAGGTGATTATCCAGAAGGTTCGCGAGGCCGAGAGGGAAGGGATCTTCCACGAGTTCAAGGATCGCGTCGGCGAGTTGGTCAACGGTATCGTGCGACGCTATGAGCGTGGAGACCTGATAGTCGATCTGGGCCGCGCCGAAGCACTCCTTCCCCACCGGGAGCAGGTTCCGAGGGAGAACTACCGGCAGGGTGACCGCGTCCGGGCCTACATCTCGGAAGTGAACATGTCGTCCAAGGGGCCGCAGATTATCTTGTCGCGGACCCATCCGGGAGTCGTGTCCGCACTGTTCCAAACCGAGGTTCCCGAGATTTCCGAAGGGATCGTTGAGATCATGGCCGTTGCCAGGGAGCCCGGAAGTCGGGCCAAGATCGCCGTGGTGTCCCACGATTCTGACGTCGATCCGGTCGGAGCCTGTGTCGGCATGAGGGGGTCCCGGGTGCAGAACGTGGTGTCGGAGCTGCGCGGGGAGAAGATCGACATCATTCCCTGGATTCCCGACATCGCTCGCTTTGCCTGTTCAGCCCTGTCTCCCGCCGAGGTGACCCGTGTCTACGTCGACAACGAGGAGCAGTCTCTGGAGGTCATCGTTCCCGATGACCAGCTTTCCCTGGCCATCGGGAAAAAGGGACAGAACGTTCGTCTGGCCGCTAAATTGACCGGCTGGAGAATCGACATCAAGAGTGAGAGTCGGGCCGCCGAAGAGGAACTCGGCCTTGTCGAGGAGGAAGAGGCCGCCGATGCCGCAGAGGCAGCACCGGAGGAGTTGGCGGACGCCTACACCAGGGACGACCTTTATGAGTTGGCCAAAGAGCACAAGTTGTCCGGGCGCAGTAGCATGACCAAGGAGGAACTGGTCAAGGGGCTGGCGGAACTGGGAGTGCTGGATTCGGTTCAGGCTGACGATGTCGTTGCCGACGCCCCTGCCGAGGACGATTCCGAAGGCGAGCCTGAGGCTGACGAGACAGCTGGGGACGAGACGCAGGAGTAG
- a CDS encoding DUF448 domain-containing protein, with translation MAFSGRKAQRTCLGCRKAQDQDLLVRYVLTPQGEIVVDYRRKLPGRGAYTCIDPSCVASAVKQKQFQRAFKSEILSPQGDALVKSLELQIETRILNLVGMARKAGKVATGGNLVLGALRVPGELALVLLARDVSSGIADKVLAKAEVAGVPCFSLSDKGRLGQITGKGERSVVGLRPGQLGDSLKGELLRYKYIVGES, from the coding sequence TTGGCATTTTCGGGGCGCAAGGCGCAGAGGACCTGCCTGGGTTGCCGCAAGGCACAGGACCAGGATTTGCTGGTGCGATACGTTCTCACTCCCCAGGGGGAGATCGTGGTCGACTACCGACGGAAGCTTCCGGGACGCGGCGCGTATACTTGCATCGATCCGTCCTGCGTTGCCTCGGCGGTGAAACAAAAGCAATTTCAGAGGGCGTTCAAGAGCGAGATTTTGTCCCCGCAGGGCGACGCGCTGGTGAAGAGCCTGGAACTGCAGATTGAGACGCGTATCCTGAATCTGGTAGGGATGGCGCGAAAAGCTGGAAAGGTCGCAACGGGAGGCAATTTGGTCCTGGGCGCCTTGCGGGTTCCAGGGGAGTTGGCCCTGGTCCTTTTGGCCAGGGATGTTTCCTCGGGAATTGCCGACAAGGTTCTGGCCAAGGCTGAGGTCGCGGGTGTGCCCTGTTTCAGTCTTTCGGACAAGGGTCGCTTGGGCCAAATCACCGGGAAGGGCGAACGAAGCGTGGTCGGTCTTCGGCCCGGGCAACTTGGGGATTCCCTAAAGGGCGAGTTGTTGCGATATAAGTACATCGTAGGGGAGAGTTGA
- the infB gene encoding translation initiation factor IF-2: MAKTRVYELAQKLGLDNKVLLERLHQAGIEAKSHMSVLEDDEVRKLETSVEPVAAGASEEKVEERVVRPGLIRRRRREIPKAVEEAEAPAEEVAEAPQAAEPEKVPVETETAPLPEKVVETPTSEAEARHEVKVEEPEVKGETAPEPSATPAEPKIEEEADLPKEEAVEPAAVEKPKVDKVTPSRAKILGRVELPKPRVATPRGGRPAAGGEAGAPGRRDAGKRPGRPAPAPRTGRPGPGGPMIAPGPASAEIPGKDTRGRKKGKKGKSEAPRDVEQARRKGRREVFEPDRTDRYRKMRRGAKPAKKTEVTVSKAIKRIIRISDAISVGELAKRMGVKANDLIRELMRQGTMVTINHPLDFDTAALLATEFKYEVENVAFDEETILEHASLKGGSEEEKPEDLQERPPVVTIMGHVDHCKTSLLDAIRATNVTEGEAGGITQHIGAYDVELEGKKISFLDTPGHEAFTSMRARGAQVTDIVILVVAADDGVMPQTKEAINHAKAAGVPIIVAVNKIDKPGANPERVKQELTEFELVPEDWGGETIFCEVSAKENINIDSVLEMILLQAEVMELKANPNKRAKGAIVEARLDKGRGPVVTILVQEGTLRIGDPIVSGVHFGRARTMTDDRGNRVEEAGPSMPVEVTGLSGVPDAGDTFHAVDDEKIAKEVAGHRQQKLREAELAKTSKISLEQLYAKIQEGEAMELKAIIKGDVQGSVEAVKESLTKLSTPACRLVVIHTGVGGITESDISLASASDAIVLGFNVRPEPKASALADVEGVDIRMYNIIYDAVADIRDAMEGLLAPTLKENALGRVEVRETFSVSKIGTIAGCYVLDGKVLRNAQARLVRDNVVVWEGKMDSLKRFKDDVREVAAGYECGIGLENYNDIKVGDIIEVFEMEEVKTTL; this comes from the coding sequence ATGGCAAAGACAAGGGTATATGAACTGGCACAAAAACTGGGCCTTGACAACAAGGTGCTGCTGGAACGGCTGCATCAGGCCGGAATCGAGGCCAAGAGCCATATGAGTGTTCTCGAGGATGACGAGGTCCGGAAGTTGGAAACTTCGGTCGAACCGGTTGCTGCAGGTGCGTCTGAAGAAAAGGTCGAAGAGCGGGTGGTTCGCCCAGGACTGATTCGCCGTCGCCGCCGGGAAATTCCCAAGGCTGTCGAGGAAGCCGAAGCTCCGGCCGAAGAGGTGGCCGAGGCGCCTCAGGCCGCCGAGCCTGAGAAGGTGCCTGTCGAGACTGAGACCGCTCCTCTCCCCGAGAAGGTTGTCGAGACCCCCACCAGCGAGGCGGAAGCCAGGCATGAGGTTAAGGTAGAAGAGCCTGAGGTCAAGGGCGAGACCGCCCCTGAACCGAGCGCAACTCCTGCAGAGCCGAAAATTGAAGAAGAAGCTGATCTTCCCAAGGAAGAGGCTGTCGAGCCCGCAGCGGTTGAAAAGCCGAAGGTTGACAAGGTGACCCCCTCGCGGGCCAAGATTCTCGGCCGGGTCGAGTTGCCCAAGCCCCGTGTCGCTACGCCTCGAGGCGGGCGTCCCGCCGCTGGCGGGGAGGCCGGTGCCCCCGGGCGGCGCGATGCCGGTAAACGCCCCGGCCGGCCAGCCCCTGCGCCCCGTACTGGTCGCCCTGGTCCGGGTGGGCCCATGATTGCACCGGGGCCCGCCTCTGCGGAAATACCCGGCAAGGACACGCGGGGAAGAAAGAAGGGCAAGAAGGGCAAGTCAGAGGCGCCGCGCGATGTTGAGCAGGCTCGTCGCAAGGGGCGCCGCGAGGTTTTCGAGCCCGACCGCACCGACCGCTATCGCAAGATGCGCAGGGGGGCAAAGCCCGCTAAGAAAACCGAAGTTACAGTCTCCAAGGCCATCAAGCGCATCATCCGCATCAGCGACGCCATTTCCGTCGGTGAGTTGGCCAAGCGCATGGGGGTCAAGGCTAACGACCTGATCAGGGAACTTATGCGCCAGGGGACCATGGTCACTATCAACCATCCCCTTGACTTCGATACCGCAGCTCTGCTCGCCACCGAGTTTAAATACGAGGTAGAGAACGTCGCCTTCGACGAGGAGACGATTCTTGAACATGCCAGCCTAAAAGGGGGCTCCGAGGAGGAGAAGCCGGAGGATCTTCAGGAACGCCCGCCTGTGGTGACCATCATGGGCCACGTCGACCACTGCAAGACCAGCCTGCTCGATGCTATCCGCGCAACCAATGTCACCGAAGGCGAAGCGGGCGGGATTACTCAGCACATCGGGGCCTACGACGTCGAGCTGGAAGGCAAGAAGATCAGTTTCCTCGATACTCCCGGGCACGAGGCCTTCACCTCCATGCGAGCACGTGGCGCACAGGTGACGGATATCGTCATCCTGGTGGTCGCTGCAGACGACGGCGTCATGCCGCAGACCAAGGAGGCGATCAATCACGCCAAGGCCGCCGGGGTGCCCATCATCGTCGCAGTGAACAAGATCGACAAGCCCGGCGCAAACCCCGAGCGGGTCAAGCAGGAGTTGACCGAATTCGAACTTGTCCCGGAGGATTGGGGGGGGGAGACGATCTTCTGCGAGGTTTCCGCCAAGGAGAACATCAACATAGACAGCGTGCTTGAGATGATCCTTCTGCAGGCCGAGGTCATGGAGCTCAAGGCCAACCCTAACAAGCGTGCCAAGGGGGCCATCGTTGAGGCCCGTCTCGATAAGGGACGTGGTCCCGTTGTCACTATCCTTGTCCAGGAGGGGACCCTGCGAATCGGAGATCCCATTGTCAGCGGGGTTCATTTCGGCCGGGCGCGTACCATGACCGACGATCGTGGGAACCGGGTGGAAGAAGCCGGACCGTCCATGCCGGTCGAGGTCACGGGCCTGTCCGGGGTGCCCGATGCTGGAGACACCTTCCATGCGGTGGACGACGAAAAGATCGCCAAGGAAGTTGCCGGCCACCGCCAGCAGAAGCTCCGCGAGGCCGAACTGGCGAAGACCAGCAAGATCTCTCTGGAACAGCTCTACGCCAAAATCCAGGAAGGGGAGGCTATGGAGCTCAAGGCCATCATCAAGGGCGATGTCCAGGGATCCGTCGAGGCCGTTAAGGAATCTCTGACCAAGCTCTCTACCCCCGCATGTCGTCTTGTCGTTATCCACACCGGTGTCGGGGGAATCACGGAGAGCGATATCTCCCTGGCTTCGGCGTCCGACGCCATTGTGCTTGGGTTTAATGTGCGGCCCGAACCGAAGGCGTCGGCCTTGGCTGATGTCGAGGGTGTCGACATCCGCATGTACAACATCATCTATGATGCTGTCGCCGACATCCGTGACGCCATGGAAGGGCTGCTTGCCCCGACCCTGAAAGAAAACGCCCTCGGACGGGTCGAGGTGCGGGAGACCTTCTCCGTGTCGAAGATCGGGACAATCGCCGGGTGCTACGTTCTTGATGGGAAGGTTCTGCGCAACGCGCAGGCACGGCTGGTGCGGGACAACGTCGTCGTCTGGGAGGGGAAGATGGATTCCCTCAAGCGCTTCAAGGACGATGTCCGGGAGGTGGCTGCCGGGTACGAGTGCGGCATTGGCCTGGAAAATTACAACGACATCAAGGTTGGCGACATCATCGAAGTCTTCGAGATGGAAGAGGTGAAGACGACCCTTTAG
- a CDS encoding DUF503 domain-containing protein → MVVGVLRLELFLHTPQSLKEKRSLVKRLLGRCRERFPVSCAETGMQDLWQRAELGFAFVSHDEASVHALYERLEEEVARIGAGDVCDRYLELIRF, encoded by the coding sequence ATGGTGGTCGGAGTTCTGCGTCTGGAGCTTTTTCTCCATACTCCCCAGAGCCTCAAGGAGAAACGGAGCCTTGTGAAGCGCCTGCTGGGCCGGTGCCGGGAACGCTTCCCGGTCTCCTGCGCGGAAACCGGGATGCAGGACCTCTGGCAGAGAGCCGAACTCGGTTTCGCTTTCGTCTCCCATGACGAGGCTAGCGTTCACGCCCTTTACGAGCGCCTCGAAGAGGAGGTTGCACGGATCGGGGCGGGGGATGTCTGTGACCGCTACCTGGAACTCATTCGTTTCTGA
- the rbfA gene encoding 30S ribosome-binding factor RbfA: MDNPRSHRVGELIQKEVSSLLLKGIKDPRVGFVTITAVEVTSDLRLARIYFSVMGDEAARQETEKGLKSSVPYLRRQLGGRLHMRHIPDLLFLYDSSLEYGSRIETLLKEIHSRQDDDQSDTEDD, encoded by the coding sequence TTGGATAATCCTCGTTCGCATCGCGTAGGCGAGCTTATACAGAAGGAAGTATCTTCTCTGCTTCTCAAGGGGATAAAAGACCCCCGGGTCGGTTTTGTCACCATAACCGCCGTTGAAGTGACTTCGGACCTGCGCCTGGCCCGAATTTATTTCAGCGTGATGGGGGACGAGGCCGCCCGCCAGGAGACCGAAAAGGGGCTGAAGAGCTCGGTGCCCTATCTGCGCCGTCAACTTGGGGGACGGCTTCACATGCGTCACATCCCCGACCTGCTTTTCCTGTATGACTCCAGCCTGGAATACGGGAGTCGAATCGAAACCCTGCTGAAAGAAATCCATTCCCGGCAAGACGATGATCAAAGCGATACTGAAGACGATTGA
- a CDS encoding bifunctional oligoribonuclease/PAP phosphatase NrnA, with the protein MIKAILKTIEDGQRFVVASHENPDGDALASTLALCLALTEMGKDVVAYNRDGVPEAYAFLPGSEKVVSDLGEDDFFDVGFVLDAGELRRAGSHLRKKCRTLVNVDHHPHSERFGEIHFVDEGASATGALIYRVLKSAGAKISGDVALCIYTAILSDTGSFRYSNADPEAFRIAAEMVEVGVDPWTVASGLYENQDASRLRLLALALGTLTVSHCGLYASVSVTQEMMEEAGAGPELTDGFVNYPRSVNGVEVAVFFRQLGPEQFKAGFRSKGKVDVGALARELGGGGHHNAAGAEVKGTLEAVRGSVFSRLDALLPSCKVSA; encoded by the coding sequence ATGATCAAAGCGATACTGAAGACGATTGAGGACGGGCAGCGCTTTGTTGTTGCCTCCCATGAAAATCCCGACGGAGACGCCCTGGCCTCCACTCTTGCCCTTTGCCTTGCCCTTACCGAGATGGGGAAGGATGTTGTTGCATACAACCGGGACGGGGTTCCTGAGGCATATGCCTTTCTGCCAGGAAGCGAAAAGGTCGTCAGCGACCTGGGCGAGGATGATTTTTTCGACGTCGGATTTGTGCTCGATGCAGGTGAACTGCGACGGGCGGGCAGCCACCTCCGCAAGAAGTGCCGGACCCTGGTCAACGTCGATCATCATCCCCATTCCGAGCGTTTTGGGGAGATTCACTTCGTTGACGAAGGCGCCAGCGCCACCGGAGCCCTTATTTACCGCGTTTTGAAGTCTGCTGGGGCCAAGATCTCAGGGGACGTTGCATTGTGCATCTATACGGCTATCCTTTCCGACACGGGGTCCTTTCGATATTCCAATGCTGACCCCGAAGCTTTCCGCATTGCGGCCGAGATGGTCGAGGTGGGAGTCGATCCCTGGACTGTGGCCTCCGGGTTGTACGAGAATCAGGATGCCTCCCGGCTGCGCCTTTTGGCTCTGGCCCTGGGAACCCTCACCGTCTCGCACTGCGGCCTTTATGCGTCGGTCAGCGTCACTCAGGAAATGATGGAGGAGGCCGGTGCCGGTCCGGAGCTTACCGACGGTTTCGTCAATTATCCCCGCTCCGTCAACGGGGTAGAGGTGGCCGTATTTTTTCGGCAGCTCGGTCCGGAGCAGTTCAAGGCGGGCTTCCGCTCCAAGGGGAAGGTCGATGTGGGCGCCTTGGCCAGGGAGCTCGGCGGGGGGGGGCATCACAACGCTGCCGGCGCGGAGGTGAAGGGCACCCTTGAGGCCGTCAGAGGTTCGGTCTTCTCGCGCCTTGATGCACTCCTTCCCTCCTGCAAAGTCTCGGCTTAG